The [Flavobacterium] thermophilum genome has a segment encoding these proteins:
- the dapL_3 gene encoding LL-diaminopimelate aminotransferase, with translation MNTFSDIVQTMPPYLFSRFQKKKEELLKLGVDVIDLGIGAPDLPPPSFIIEALKEALDAPEHYTYSPYGGCREYREAVARFYEREYGVKLDPETEVLALIGSKEGIVHLLQAVLNSGELALVPDPGYPVYRTAVHFARGQSRSLPLDAQHGYIPRFDALPSSVYDQAKIMFLNYPSNPTAAAVDLDVLAEAVSLARRHRMFIAHDAAYSFVTFAGFQAPSILQVDGAKEVAVEFGSLSKSYNMAGCRIGYVVGNRDMIRALSVIKSNTDTCQFIPIQKAAVAALMNGQTFIRENSRIYEQRMNRMVEKLRELGIDVQRPKATFFLWIPVYDGYSSERFAAKLLEEAGVIVTPGTAFGPAGEGYVRVSLSAPLERLEQAVERWKQVNWEESAP, from the coding sequence TTGAACACATTTTCCGATATTGTGCAGACGATGCCGCCATATTTGTTCTCCCGATTTCAGAAGAAAAAAGAAGAATTGCTAAAGCTCGGGGTCGATGTCATTGATTTAGGGATCGGCGCCCCCGATTTGCCGCCCCCTTCCTTTATCATCGAAGCGTTGAAAGAAGCGCTCGATGCGCCAGAACACTATACGTATTCGCCGTATGGCGGCTGCAGGGAGTATCGGGAAGCGGTCGCGCGTTTTTATGAACGGGAATATGGCGTCAAGCTCGATCCGGAGACCGAGGTGTTGGCGTTAATCGGCTCGAAAGAAGGAATCGTCCATTTGCTGCAAGCCGTTCTCAATTCCGGCGAGCTCGCCTTAGTGCCTGATCCAGGCTATCCTGTCTACCGGACGGCCGTCCATTTTGCCCGCGGCCAGAGCCGATCGCTGCCGCTCGATGCGCAACATGGTTATATTCCTCGGTTTGATGCGCTTCCCTCGTCCGTTTATGACCAAGCGAAAATCATGTTTCTCAATTATCCGAGCAATCCGACGGCCGCTGCTGTCGATTTGGATGTATTGGCCGAAGCCGTTTCACTTGCTCGTCGGCACCGGATGTTCATTGCTCATGATGCGGCCTACTCGTTCGTGACGTTTGCCGGTTTTCAAGCGCCGAGCATTTTGCAGGTGGACGGGGCAAAGGAAGTGGCGGTGGAATTTGGATCGTTGTCCAAAAGCTATAACATGGCCGGCTGCCGCATCGGATACGTGGTCGGAAACCGGGACATGATTCGAGCGCTTTCGGTGATCAAGAGCAACACGGATACGTGCCAGTTTATTCCGATCCAGAAGGCGGCGGTGGCCGCTTTGATGAACGGACAGACGTTTATTCGAGAAAATAGCCGCATTTATGAACAACGCATGAATAGGATGGTCGAGAAACTCCGAGAACTGGGCATCGACGTGCAGCGGCCGAAAGCGACCTTTTTCTTGTGGATCCCGGTCTATGACGGATACTCATCCGAACGATTTGCCGCCAAACTGCTCGAAGAAGCGGGAGTCATCGTCACACCGGGAACAGCGTTTGGACCCGCAGGGGAAGGATATGTCCGCGTATCGCTGTCAGCGCCGCTCGAGCGTCTAGAGCAAGCCGTTGAACGATGGAAGCAAGTGAATTGGGAGGAATCGGCGCCATGA
- the thiC gene encoding Phosphomethylpyrimidine synthase: MENIRSFMSFPASRKVYIEGSRKDVRVPMREIVLSPTKTPQGTVENEPVRVYDTTGPYTDPHFEPDVEKGLPPLRRNWIVERGDVEEVKPSATAGVRPLPFVRRPLRAKPGKTVTQMHYAKRGIITPEMEFVAIRERIDPEIVRQEVAAGRAIIPANINHPESEPMIIGRRFHVKINANIGNSAVSSSIEDEVEKLLWAVRWGADTVMDLSTGKHIHETREYIIRNSPVPVGTVPIYQALEKVGGVPEKLTWDVYRETLMEQAEQGVDYMTIHAGVRLHYIPLTANRTTGIVSRGGSIIAQWCLAHHEENFLYTHFEEICEILKQYDVAISLGDGLRPGSIADANDEAQFAELETLGELTKIAWKHDVQVMIEGPGHIPMHKIRENVEREQEICHGAPFYTLGPLVTDIAPGYDHITSAIGAAIIGAYGTAMLCYVTPKEHLGLPNKEDVRAGVVAYKIAAHAADLAKGHPAAQQRDDALSKARFEFRWNDQFNLSLDPERAREYHDETLPAEAAKTAHFCSMCGPKFCSMNISHELQRQIKEEGMKEKAQQFIRQGSSLYQ; the protein is encoded by the coding sequence ATGGAAAACATCCGCTCGTTCATGTCATTTCCAGCCAGCCGCAAGGTGTACATTGAAGGATCGCGCAAGGATGTGCGCGTGCCGATGAGAGAGATCGTGTTGTCGCCGACGAAAACGCCGCAAGGAACGGTGGAAAACGAGCCGGTGCGCGTCTATGACACAACCGGTCCATACACCGATCCTCATTTTGAGCCGGACGTCGAAAAAGGATTGCCGCCTCTTCGCCGCAACTGGATTGTTGAGCGCGGCGATGTCGAAGAAGTGAAGCCATCAGCGACCGCCGGCGTCCGCCCGCTGCCGTTCGTGCGCCGTCCATTGAGGGCAAAGCCCGGAAAAACCGTAACGCAAATGCATTATGCCAAACGGGGAATCATCACACCAGAGATGGAGTTCGTCGCCATCCGTGAACGAATCGACCCCGAAATCGTTCGCCAGGAAGTAGCGGCCGGACGGGCGATCATTCCGGCGAACATTAATCACCCCGAGAGTGAGCCGATGATCATCGGCCGTCGTTTCCATGTGAAAATTAATGCCAATATCGGCAACTCGGCCGTTTCATCCTCGATTGAAGATGAAGTGGAAAAGCTGCTTTGGGCGGTGCGTTGGGGCGCCGATACGGTCATGGATTTGTCGACCGGCAAACACATTCATGAAACACGTGAGTACATCATCCGCAATTCGCCGGTCCCCGTGGGAACGGTGCCGATTTATCAGGCGCTCGAAAAGGTAGGAGGGGTGCCGGAGAAGTTAACGTGGGACGTGTATCGTGAGACGTTGATGGAGCAGGCGGAGCAAGGAGTCGACTACATGACGATCCACGCCGGTGTGCGGCTTCATTACATTCCGCTCACCGCCAACCGGACGACCGGCATTGTCTCGCGCGGCGGCTCGATCATCGCCCAATGGTGTTTGGCCCACCATGAAGAAAACTTTTTGTATACGCATTTTGAAGAAATCTGCGAGATTTTGAAACAATACGATGTCGCGATCTCCCTTGGCGACGGCTTGCGCCCCGGCTCCATCGCCGATGCGAACGATGAGGCGCAGTTTGCCGAACTGGAAACGCTTGGCGAGCTGACGAAAATCGCCTGGAAGCATGATGTGCAGGTGATGATCGAAGGGCCGGGCCACATTCCGATGCATAAAATTCGCGAAAATGTCGAGCGGGAACAGGAAATTTGTCATGGAGCGCCGTTTTATACGTTAGGGCCGCTTGTCACCGACATCGCGCCGGGATACGATCACATCACGTCGGCGATTGGCGCCGCCATCATTGGCGCTTATGGAACGGCGATGCTTTGTTACGTAACGCCGAAAGAGCATTTAGGGCTGCCGAATAAAGAGGACGTACGCGCCGGGGTCGTGGCCTATAAAATCGCCGCCCATGCGGCTGATCTGGCGAAAGGGCATCCGGCCGCCCAGCAGCGTGACGATGCGCTCTCGAAAGCGCGCTTTGAGTTTCGCTGGAACGACCAGTTCAACTTGTCGCTTGACCCGGAACGGGCTCGTGAGTACCATGATGAAACATTGCCGGCCGAGGCGGCGAAAACAGCTCATTTTTGTTCGATGTGCGGGCCGAAGTTTTGTTCGATGAACATTTCGCACGAGCTGCAGCGGCAAATCAAAGAGGAAGGGATGAAAGAAAAAGCGCAACAATTTATTCGGCAAGGCTCGTCGCTGTATCAATGA
- the mcpA_2 gene encoding H1, which translates to MHVDEYVNATAADKNFSTIGKKEEKGLSLSVYIIRTMFVVIPGTAAIGLAICLANGIRGAAFWWTLVATVLFGAMLGFVSATLNYRRFVAPIAVINEHLGKMTGGDLTVRIPLDRVQQLRPIAASLNDMADAWQSVMGQIQHHAEEVAQYSQQLAAVAEQTTKATEQIATTMETLAASAEEQADAVRTTAASVHDISQTLSDVACHTKDVAHRAEKTSAKAEDGKQSIGQMSEQMQFIYDHVQTLGQVVKGLGERSNEIGQITEAITGIASQTNLLALNAAIEAARAGEQGKGFAVVADEVRKLAEQSARSAQQISELIGYIQEETKRAVSSAEQVISEVAKGLNVAAACGQSFAHIREEVSQVSQQIGQVSSAIEQMTEHARQVNDALQQMTNIVEQSASGAANVSAATQEQMASVEEIASSSTSLGQMADEMRAMLKKFSV; encoded by the coding sequence ATGCACGTTGACGAATATGTCAATGCTACAGCAGCAGACAAAAATTTTTCGACAATAGGAAAAAAGGAGGAGAAAGGGTTGTCGTTAAGCGTTTATATCATTCGCACAATGTTCGTTGTCATTCCTGGCACAGCGGCGATCGGCCTTGCGATATGCCTGGCCAACGGCATTCGCGGGGCGGCGTTTTGGTGGACGCTTGTTGCTACAGTGCTGTTTGGCGCGATGCTCGGCTTCGTTTCGGCAACGCTCAACTATCGACGGTTTGTTGCCCCGATTGCCGTTATTAACGAACATTTAGGCAAGATGACAGGCGGAGATTTGACGGTGCGCATACCGCTTGATCGCGTGCAGCAGCTGCGGCCGATTGCGGCGTCGTTAAACGATATGGCAGATGCTTGGCAAAGTGTGATGGGGCAAATCCAACATCATGCCGAAGAAGTAGCGCAATATTCTCAGCAGCTTGCCGCCGTTGCTGAACAGACGACGAAAGCGACAGAGCAAATTGCGACAACGATGGAAACGCTTGCGGCAAGTGCGGAGGAGCAGGCTGATGCTGTCCGCACCACCGCCGCGTCCGTGCATGATATTTCCCAAACATTGAGCGACGTCGCTTGCCATACGAAAGATGTGGCGCACCGCGCCGAGAAAACGTCGGCGAAAGCAGAGGACGGCAAGCAGTCCATCGGACAAATGTCCGAGCAAATGCAGTTCATTTACGATCATGTGCAAACGCTCGGCCAGGTGGTGAAAGGGCTTGGGGAGCGCTCCAACGAGATTGGACAAATTACGGAAGCGATCACCGGCATTGCGTCGCAGACGAATTTGTTGGCGCTCAATGCGGCGATCGAAGCGGCGCGCGCCGGCGAGCAAGGGAAAGGGTTTGCGGTTGTCGCGGATGAAGTGCGCAAGCTAGCAGAACAATCCGCGCGCTCCGCGCAACAAATTTCCGAGCTGATCGGCTACATTCAAGAAGAAACGAAGCGGGCGGTTTCGTCTGCCGAACAGGTGATCTCCGAAGTAGCGAAAGGATTGAACGTGGCGGCGGCATGCGGTCAATCATTCGCCCATATTCGTGAGGAGGTCAGCCAAGTGAGTCAACAAATTGGACAAGTCTCATCCGCCATCGAGCAAATGACGGAGCATGCCCGCCAAGTGAACGACGCACTCCAACAGATGACCAATATTGTCGAACAGTCAGCGTCCGGTGCGGCCAACGTATCGGCAGCGACGCAGGAACAAATGGCTTCCGTCGAGGAAATCGCCTCTTCGTCGACATCGCTCGGTCAGATGGCGGACGAGATGCGGGCAATGCTGAAGAAATTTTCTGTGTGA
- a CDS encoding Transposase DDE domain, whose translation MQEHFHFTTDQAKIQKQYAVIFFFVSAQLSQIQFYLQRRNRHLVKQEDTVIIAIHLLGKLLGFSSERAWHRFVTGNLFTNGQFLERSRYNRRCRALRWAMKWIRHELAKRGQHHAYAVVDSLPLPLCHAARMHRVKRFQGIADIGYCASKKQWYYGLKLHLQVTDQGLPMGYVVTEASCHDRIAAESVMTQIPHPYNLGDKGFISRDLQKRLYEEYQMALWTPSRKNQKHRPSEAWEKWIQQKRKVIETVFSVLVDQYRITEIRANSMIGFEVALDGILLAYSLVTLGLVEF comes from the coding sequence ATGCAAGAGCACTTTCATTTTACTACAGATCAAGCAAAGATTCAAAAACAATATGCAGTCATTTTCTTTTTTGTTTCTGCCCAGCTGTCACAAATTCAATTCTATCTTCAACGTCGCAATCGTCATTTGGTGAAACAAGAAGATACGGTGATCATTGCTATTCATCTTTTAGGAAAGCTGCTTGGCTTCTCTTCCGAACGTGCATGGCATCGCTTTGTCACCGGAAATTTGTTCACAAACGGGCAGTTTCTCGAACGTTCCCGATACAATCGCCGTTGCCGGGCGCTGCGCTGGGCGATGAAATGGATCCGCCATGAACTGGCGAAACGCGGCCAACATCATGCCTATGCCGTGGTCGATAGCTTGCCGCTCCCGTTGTGCCATGCTGCGAGAATGCATCGTGTCAAACGGTTTCAAGGGATCGCCGACATCGGGTATTGCGCTTCAAAAAAGCAATGGTACTACGGGTTGAAACTGCACCTTCAAGTGACCGATCAAGGTTTGCCAATGGGATATGTGGTGACGGAAGCATCCTGCCACGATCGAATCGCAGCCGAAAGCGTGATGACCCAAATTCCTCATCCCTATAACCTCGGGGACAAAGGGTTCATTAGCCGTGACTTGCAAAAAAGGCTGTACGAAGAATACCAAATGGCGCTTTGGACTCCGTCTCGAAAAAACCAGAAACATCGCCCGTCCGAGGCATGGGAGAAGTGGATCCAACAAAAACGCAAAGTGATCGAGACGGTGTTCTCGGTTCTGGTTGACCAATACCGGATCACAGAGATTCGAGCGAATTCCATGATCGGATTTGAAGTAGCGCTCGACGGCATATTGTTAGCCTATTCGCTGGTCACACTAGGGCTAGTTGAGTTCTAA
- a CDS encoding Transposase, with amino-acid sequence MNKHTTLPNLMQKLVSDEEIQLIAEAVGDRDSSRTFTLRELIHFFLLAAMHQWKSFRHGADVGPLYGLPRFHYSTVSKKAKEVPYDIMKRLLALIISKCNRQTRRSLRFPKPLRVVDSTTVTVGKNRLPWAPYHGERAGVKLHVAYSPESSLPADVVETTGLRHDGPVGEQLTNAQQVLVEDRAYVKIERLDRFVEQHQLFVIRMKDNIELHQKKSLKRLSSTSSSVQADFTCQLGTKQCRSTKRHRVVIFRDANGRDIRVVTNLFHASAETIADMYQQRWTVEVFFRWVKQYLNVPILFGTTENAVYNQLFGAFIAYVLLRWLYDQTKKRTNVSLSFISFVRRFFSGQLPLDWKSGMAAALFEYAQIYGRRMSNFG; translated from the coding sequence ATGAACAAGCATACCACACTCCCGAATTTGATGCAAAAACTTGTTTCGGATGAAGAGATTCAACTGATTGCCGAAGCGGTTGGGGATCGTGATTCGTCTCGAACCTTTACGTTGCGCGAGTTGATTCACTTCTTCCTGCTGGCCGCCATGCATCAATGGAAAAGCTTTCGCCACGGAGCCGATGTGGGGCCTCTGTATGGATTGCCGCGATTCCATTATTCCACAGTATCCAAGAAAGCGAAAGAAGTTCCCTATGACATCATGAAACGCTTGTTGGCGTTGATCATTTCCAAGTGCAACCGCCAAACCCGCCGCTCGCTTCGGTTTCCCAAACCGCTTCGGGTGGTGGATTCGACGACCGTCACGGTCGGGAAAAACCGCCTGCCATGGGCGCCGTATCACGGCGAACGCGCCGGAGTGAAGCTGCACGTCGCGTATTCGCCGGAATCCTCGCTGCCGGCAGACGTGGTGGAAACGACCGGACTGCGTCACGATGGCCCGGTGGGAGAACAGTTGACGAACGCTCAACAAGTGCTGGTGGAAGACCGGGCGTATGTCAAAATCGAACGCCTCGATCGATTTGTGGAGCAGCATCAGCTCTTTGTCATTCGGATGAAGGACAACATCGAACTTCATCAGAAAAAAAGCTTGAAACGCCTTTCCAGCACATCCTCATCGGTTCAAGCCGACTTCACGTGCCAGTTGGGGACGAAACAATGCCGCTCCACCAAGCGTCACCGGGTGGTGATCTTTCGAGATGCAAATGGCCGCGACATTCGGGTCGTGACGAACCTCTTCCATGCGTCTGCGGAAACCATTGCCGACATGTACCAACAACGTTGGACCGTTGAAGTCTTTTTCCGTTGGGTGAAGCAATATCTGAATGTCCCGATCTTGTTTGGCACGACGGAAAATGCGGTATACAATCAGCTGTTTGGGGCGTTCATCGCGTATGTGTTGCTGCGATGGCTGTATGATCAAACCAAAAAACGGACGAACGTCTCTCTTTCCTTCATTTCGTTTGTTCGCCGTTTTTTCTCTGGGCAGCTTCCTCTCGATTGGAAATCCGGGATGGCCGCTGCTTTGTTTGAGTATGCCCAAATTTATGGAAGGCGTATGTCTAATTTTGGATAA
- a CDS encoding Nucleotidyltransferase domain — translation MSLRIPPIEAALKFIDNYIPNCDLAILGGSIIRGDYTNTSDLDIVVICNDENAPYRESFIEYNWPIELFVHTKASLYEYFNRDCKRARPSLPRMCWEGVVIKDKLGYSEEIKKEAKRLLDMGPPKWEHHEIEVSRYGISELLYDLEGSIDYIEDIFTVNKLIYSIHEFVLRTNNYWIGEGKWVWRALQQYDINFCSQLAQALNNFYKNHNKDDLINLCDEVLRPYGGRLFKGFSIGKNQK, via the coding sequence ATGTCTTTACGGATACCGCCTATAGAAGCTGCTTTAAAATTTATAGATAACTATATCCCAAATTGTGATTTGGCTATCTTAGGGGGGAGTATAATTAGAGGAGATTACACAAATACTTCAGACCTAGACATTGTGGTAATTTGTAATGATGAAAACGCACCCTACAGAGAATCATTTATAGAATATAATTGGCCAATTGAGCTATTCGTACATACTAAAGCTTCACTGTACGAGTATTTTAATAGGGATTGTAAACGAGCAAGACCTTCATTACCAAGAATGTGTTGGGAAGGAGTTGTTATTAAAGACAAATTAGGGTACAGTGAAGAAATCAAGAAGGAAGCTAAAAGACTACTTGACATGGGTCCTCCTAAATGGGAGCATCATGAAATTGAAGTTTCTAGATATGGCATATCAGAATTATTATATGACTTAGAAGGTTCTATTGATTATATTGAAGATATATTTACTGTAAATAAGTTAATTTATTCTATACATGAATTTGTACTAAGAACAAATAATTATTGGATAGGAGAGGGAAAATGGGTTTGGAGAGCACTGCAACAGTACGACATTAATTTTTGTTCTCAACTTGCTCAGGCACTTAATAATTTCTATAAAAATCACAATAAAGATGATCTAATCAACCTCTGTGATGAGGTATTGAGGCCATACGGTGGACGTTTGTTCAAAGGGTTTTCAATAGGAAAAAATCAAAAATAG
- a CDS encoding Transposase and inactivated derivatives — protein MKRLKITNDHGWTPRTLRKQERKIKNTLLRQRVMAVRLVMEGYLGKEVASMVNVCRQTVSHYVSLFNEGGLELLLHRDFAPGREPFLTEEQQEEIKQLVLATTPVELGWDVASAWNTKLLQSYVEKHFGVCISREALRKLLHRKGLSWTRPTYTLAKGDPDRQKNFEKQIDFLKKLNGS, from the coding sequence ATGAAACGTCTCAAAATCACCAACGATCACGGATGGACACCTCGGACACTTCGCAAACAGGAACGGAAAATCAAAAACACCCTTCTTCGCCAACGGGTGATGGCCGTCCGCCTGGTCATGGAAGGCTATTTGGGCAAAGAGGTGGCCTCCATGGTCAACGTGTGCCGACAAACTGTTTCCCATTATGTGTCGCTGTTCAACGAAGGCGGTCTGGAGCTCTTGCTCCATCGGGATTTCGCCCCCGGGCGGGAGCCGTTTCTCACCGAAGAACAGCAGGAAGAGATCAAACAGCTTGTGTTGGCCACCACTCCCGTAGAACTGGGCTGGGACGTCGCTTCGGCGTGGAACACCAAACTCCTGCAATCCTATGTCGAAAAGCACTTCGGTGTTTGCATTTCCCGCGAAGCGTTGCGAAAACTCCTGCACCGCAAAGGGCTGTCGTGGACACGACCGACCTACACATTGGCCAAAGGCGATCCGGATCGACAAAAGAATTTTGAGAAACAGATCGACTTCCTAAAAAAACTTAATGGATCCTGA
- a CDS encoding Transposase and inactivated derivatives gives MDPDSVLLYLDETHIRSYHVLRSTWSEVGRQKQVPTFGHHAHVSLFGAVNIHDGETVLHQTTAANAATFLDFLRMLKQRYLDRLMVLVLDNARIHHAKMVKEFLREEGQCFHFIYLPPYSPQLNPIERLWKWLKDTVIANVFHKNRNDIVQAIARFVHYIHERPEEVLQRLGCAG, from the coding sequence ATGGATCCTGATTCGGTCTTGTTGTACCTTGATGAAACACATATCCGCTCTTACCATGTCTTGCGGTCCACATGGTCGGAAGTCGGCCGCCAAAAACAAGTGCCGACGTTCGGCCATCATGCCCACGTATCGCTGTTTGGCGCGGTCAACATCCACGATGGCGAAACGGTGCTTCATCAAACGACCGCTGCCAATGCCGCGACGTTCTTGGATTTCTTGAGAATGCTCAAACAGCGCTATTTAGACCGTCTCATGGTTTTGGTGTTGGATAACGCCCGCATTCACCATGCCAAAATGGTCAAGGAGTTTTTGCGGGAAGAAGGACAGTGTTTTCACTTTATTTACCTTCCTCCGTATTCTCCGCAACTGAACCCGATCGAACGCTTGTGGAAATGGCTGAAAGACACCGTGATCGCCAATGTGTTTCACAAAAATCGAAACGATATCGTCCAGGCCATTGCTCGGTTTGTCCACTACATCCACGAACGTCCGGAGGAAGTGCTGCAACGCTTAGGGTGTGCAGGATGA
- a CDS encoding RDD family: MAVTNPAGFWKRLLANLLDAIVVGIPISIIGYFITGSWETNWFTSLANILYALIVPAVWYGYTVGKRMLGIRIAKVNGGKVGVGTMFLRSFVGGLVYFITFGIGLIISAIMVAAREDKRSIHDFIAGTYVTTEKPTV; this comes from the coding sequence ATGGCGGTGACGAATCCGGCGGGGTTTTGGAAGCGGCTGTTGGCTAACTTGTTGGATGCGATTGTCGTTGGCATTCCGATTTCGATCATCGGCTATTTCATCACTGGCAGTTGGGAAACGAACTGGTTTACGTCATTAGCGAACATCCTTTACGCGTTAATCGTTCCGGCTGTTTGGTACGGATATACGGTCGGCAAGCGGATGCTTGGCATCCGGATTGCGAAAGTGAACGGCGGAAAAGTTGGGGTCGGCACGATGTTTTTGCGCTCGTTCGTTGGTGGACTCGTATACTTTATCACGTTTGGCATTGGTCTCATTATTAGTGCGATTATGGTAGCTGCAAGAGAAGACAAACGGTCGATTCACGATTTTATCGCTGGGACGTATGTGACAACGGAAAAACCGACGGTGTAA
- the rsbP_2 gene encoding Phosphoserine phosphatase rsbP produces the protein MMDGFWEYVQRYDHLAWRELLLGLEKMNVFVGPGDYVYWLAAPEQRRLLFISSSCEQLYGLHPDDFYHDQDIWAKVAYPDDRAKAERKWSLLSEADAGAQTYRIINQRDGSVRWVLEQTFPVLGQFGEVRLVSGIVADLTEAKRNENERQLAEQVYKVMEQAMLVTDGQFVVQFVNPAFTKITGHGVEIVGQPLHTLYAGYYEAWLYEVIQAGTGKSGEWRGWVRWRRKNSSVYVRQTTVRAVPGHDGGIAFYLFLFAGPTYENRYIAAMKDDLRLAREVQKRVLSKPLSADGIRIAGTYLPSRELGGDMYAWYPIDQQRYGIFLMDVMGHGVAASLICMSVRSLLNGVIRKGIVPTEVFRELNRHMRQLYHENGRVMYYFTAVYVLVDVKERMIEYASAGHPPGFLFQPDGTVAELDRGCAPIGMLPRLFVDSGRLRYESGATLVLYSDGAIEGGAGSVRQKIEAFRDALTPHILLDEQVLLDHLRRHFAQKGPLPDDFSAVVAKLG, from the coding sequence ATGATGGATGGGTTTTGGGAATATGTTCAACGTTATGACCACCTCGCGTGGCGGGAGCTGCTTCTCGGCTTAGAAAAAATGAATGTGTTTGTTGGGCCGGGCGACTATGTCTATTGGCTCGCAGCGCCGGAACAAAGGCGGCTCTTATTCATTTCGTCATCATGCGAGCAGCTGTACGGTTTGCATCCGGACGACTTTTACCACGATCAAGACATATGGGCAAAGGTGGCCTACCCGGATGACCGCGCCAAGGCGGAAAGAAAATGGTCGCTCCTTTCGGAAGCGGATGCGGGCGCCCAAACGTATCGCATTATCAATCAGCGGGATGGCTCCGTCCGTTGGGTGCTTGAACAGACGTTTCCTGTGCTTGGCCAATTCGGGGAAGTGAGGCTTGTCAGCGGGATTGTCGCTGATCTGACAGAAGCAAAGCGAAACGAGAATGAACGGCAGCTCGCTGAACAAGTGTACAAAGTGATGGAACAGGCGATGCTCGTCACCGATGGCCAGTTTGTCGTTCAGTTTGTCAATCCGGCGTTCACCAAAATTACGGGCCATGGTGTAGAGATTGTCGGTCAGCCGCTGCATACGCTTTACGCGGGTTATTACGAGGCCTGGCTTTACGAGGTGATTCAAGCGGGAACGGGGAAAAGCGGGGAATGGAGGGGATGGGTGCGCTGGCGACGGAAAAACAGTTCGGTCTATGTCAGGCAGACGACAGTGCGGGCTGTGCCCGGCCATGATGGAGGAATCGCGTTTTACTTGTTTTTATTTGCCGGTCCCACTTATGAGAACCGATACATCGCCGCGATGAAAGATGATTTGCGGCTGGCCCGCGAGGTGCAAAAACGCGTCTTAAGCAAGCCGCTGTCAGCCGATGGGATTCGGATCGCCGGAACGTACCTCCCATCGCGGGAGCTGGGTGGCGATATGTATGCGTGGTATCCGATCGACCAACAGCGGTACGGCATTTTTTTAATGGACGTGATGGGTCATGGGGTAGCGGCTTCGCTCATTTGCATGTCGGTCCGCTCGCTTTTGAACGGCGTCATCCGCAAAGGGATCGTTCCGACGGAAGTGTTTCGCGAGTTGAACCGCCATATGCGCCAGTTGTACCATGAAAACGGGCGGGTGATGTATTATTTCACCGCCGTGTATGTTCTGGTGGATGTCAAGGAACGGATGATTGAATATGCATCAGCCGGCCATCCGCCGGGGTTTTTGTTTCAACCGGACGGAACGGTGGCGGAGTTGGACCGCGGCTGCGCGCCGATCGGGATGCTTCCGCGCCTTTTTGTCGACAGCGGCCGGCTGCGCTACGAATCGGGGGCGACGCTTGTGTTGTATTCCGACGGGGCGATTGAAGGGGGGGCGGGATCCGTTCGGCAAAAGATTGAAGCGTTCCGCGATGCGCTAACGCCGCATATTTTATTGGACGAGCAGGTGCTTTTGGACCATCTGCGCCGCCATTTTGCGCAAAAAGGGCCGCTTCCGGACGATTTTTCGGCGGTGGTGGCCAAGCTTGGCTAA
- the rsbV gene encoding Anti-anti-sigma-B factor, giving the protein METKQGAICTLTWVEDITLNNVESFRQALERLLDKRADQLIVNMEGVNYINSAGLGVIADSVMEARARQKELVIAGVEGSLAEIFHIVKFSSFIKLFATEKEAMDYFSGE; this is encoded by the coding sequence ATGGAGACAAAACAAGGGGCAATTTGCACGCTGACATGGGTAGAAGATATTACCTTAAACAACGTCGAATCATTCCGTCAAGCGCTGGAGAGGTTGCTGGACAAACGAGCGGACCAATTGATCGTCAACATGGAGGGGGTCAACTACATAAACAGCGCCGGACTCGGTGTCATCGCTGACAGCGTCATGGAGGCGAGAGCCCGACAAAAAGAGTTGGTCATTGCCGGAGTGGAAGGGTCACTTGCAGAAATTTTCCATATTGTCAAATTTTCTTCGTTTATCAAACTATTTGCCACAGAGAAGGAAGCCATGGATTATTTCAGTGGAGAATGA